A single Methanobrevibacter woesei DNA region contains:
- a CDS encoding Nre family DNA repair protein, whose amino-acid sequence MITTKNAYLQKLTEQIQMKSVKVGKDLEGSTPPSVFIGRWSYPKVYAGPMMVGETGDTSIMDSPESWIGEHKTQEDIINYRMNLVRGKQLIKITDLENPFVEKLQDISLASKSIDSEATFGKRPRGALLTEDSMPHGPSAVIEKFDIDAVRWDKQLEKTFYDTDLTAREAVLNLHNKDVPFTAMQKAFSVGAIGTKYKRKLVPTRWSITACDSTLADLFLKEVRKFDILDTYRVYEFGSLNNYYIIILTPTEWQYEWYEAFIQLIGKEELIFSDYETNTDKKEYSSVGGCYYTSKMAVLDALVKEKKQAGLIVLREAYEGYVPLGVFNVRENMKNAMSSPYKEFETLKDALKYAGTKLKIPISKYVKQGTLLNELLHTKQTTLDMYFKKG is encoded by the coding sequence ATGATTACAACAAAAAATGCTTACCTTCAAAAGTTAACAGAACAAATCCAGATGAAATCTGTTAAAGTTGGAAAAGATCTTGAAGGAAGTACTCCACCATCTGTTTTTATTGGACGTTGGTCATATCCTAAAGTTTATGCAGGACCTATGATGGTTGGTGAAACTGGAGATACATCAATAATGGATTCACCTGAATCATGGATTGGAGAACATAAAACACAAGAGGACATTATAAATTACAGAATGAATTTAGTTCGTGGCAAGCAACTTATTAAAATAACTGACTTGGAAAACCCCTTTGTTGAAAAATTACAAGATATATCCCTTGCATCAAAATCTATTGACAGTGAAGCAACCTTTGGTAAACGTCCAAGAGGTGCCTTACTTACAGAAGACAGTATGCCCCATGGACCTAGTGCAGTTATTGAAAAATTTGATATTGATGCTGTTCGTTGGGATAAACAATTAGAAAAGACTTTTTATGATACTGATTTAACTGCACGTGAAGCCGTTTTAAATCTGCACAATAAAGATGTTCCTTTTACAGCAATGCAAAAGGCATTTTCGGTTGGTGCAATTGGTACCAAATACAAAAGAAAATTAGTTCCAACAAGATGGTCTATAACTGCCTGTGATTCTACTTTAGCAGATTTATTCTTAAAAGAAGTGAGAAAATTTGATATACTTGACACCTACAGAGTATATGAATTTGGAAGTTTAAATAATTATTATATTATTATATTAACACCAACAGAATGGCAGTATGAGTGGTATGAAGCATTTATCCAGTTAATTGGAAAAGAAGAGTTAATCTTTTCAGATTATGAAACAAATACTGATAAAAAAGAATATTCCTCAGTAGGTGGATGTTACTACACCAGTAAAATGGCGGTGCTTGATGCATTAGTTAAAGAGAAAAAACAAGCAGGTTTAATTGTGTTAAGAGAAGCTTATGAAGGATATGTTCCTCTTGGAGTGTTCAATGTTCGTGAAAATATGAAAAATGCAATGTCAAGCCCATACAAAGAATTTGAAACCTTAAAAGATGCATTGAAATATGCTGGAACTAAACTTAAAATTCCAATAAGCAAATATGTTAAACAGGGAACTTTATTAAATGAGTTATTACATACAAAACAGACTACATTAGACATGTATTTTAAGAAAGGATAA